The Pirellulales bacterium genome segment GAAGAACAAGCTCGTGTTCCGCCTGCAAACGCCGATTGGCGAACAACTGCTGGCCGACATCAACGCCCGCTTCCGCGATATTTTAGTCGACGGCGGCTTTACGCTGGACGGCCCACAAAAAGAAGAGCGCGACGAACCGGCGTTAATTTCCCTGCCGCGCCTGGTGTTCCACTTCAACCGCCGCAGCTTGGGGCGATTGCGGCAGTTGATTGACACTATCAACGCCGGCAAAATTCTCGCCTCGAACCGTGGCACACTGGCTAATTGATTATGCCCGGCAAGCCGACGATCTATCTCGATACTTCCATCATCTCGGCATATTGGCACGAATCCGCGGATGTCCTGGCAAGCAGTCGGCGTTTGCTCACTCGACAATGGTGGGACGAGGAGCGGCGCTATTTTAAAGTGTTCACTTCGTCGATCACGGAAGACGAACTTGCCGCCGGAGACTTCCCGCGCCAACAGGACTGCTTAAAAATGATTCGCAAGTTGCCTTACTTGCCGATCGACGGACGTGTTGCGAGCTTGGCCGAAACCCTGCTAGCTAAACAGCTTGTCCCAGCTTCGAAACCTCGTGACGCACTTCAGATGGCAATCGCCACCGTGTTTGAGATAGACTATCTATTGACCTGGAATTACGCACATTTGGCGAATCCAGTTGTACAACAGCGATTGGCTGCGCTGTGCGACAAATTGGAATTGCGTGTCCCCTCGATGGTTTCACCGGAAAGCATCCCGAAGGTGGCTTTGAGCCAAATAATTCGGAGAAAACCAAAATGATCAAAGACCTCATTGTTGAGGAAGTACATCGGGTCAGCGAAATGCTGATCAAAAAACACGGCGGACTGCGCGGCTACATTAAGCACTTGCAGGCTCTGGACAAGGCCAAAAAACATCGCCCCACCCGCCGCCGACCCACTCGCCGCAAACGCTCCGCTTAATTCCAGAGCTGTTTTCTCAACCAATTTCAACGCCGCTGTTTGGCCCGCCTGCGGCAGTTGATCGATGCGATCAACCGCGGATCGACTCTGAATAGGTAGTTTCAGACCAAGATAACGGAGAGAGCGACGATTCCGACCGTTCACTCGACGAGGGCTGATAAGGTCGAGCCATGGCATCTTGCAAGCTTTGAGGCAGCGGTAATGCGGTTGCCCAGAGCAGACAACCAAGAAAAGAAATAGTTAAAGTGATTAACCAAAACCACGACCAACACTTTTCCTTTTGGATTTCGCTTCTACTTCGATTCT includes the following:
- a CDS encoding type II toxin-antitoxin system VapC family toxin, whose product is MPGKPTIYLDTSIISAYWHESADVLASSRRLLTRQWWDEERRYFKVFTSSITEDELAAGDFPRQQDCLKMIRKLPYLPIDGRVASLAETLLAKQLVPASKPRDALQMAIATVFEIDYLLTWNYAHLANPVVQQRLAALCDKLELRVPSMVSPESIPKVALSQIIRRKPK